A genome region from Sphingorhabdus sp. SMR4y includes the following:
- a CDS encoding YifB family Mg chelatase-like AAA ATPase: MVALVQTVAYLGLEARGVEVQCQVAPGLPAFNVVGLPDKAVAESRERVRAAIAAMGLSLPPKRITVNLSPADLPKAGSHYDLPIALALLGAMGIIDAETLASYIVVGELSLDGRLAVTPGVLLAALHASAQNLGLVCPALQGPEAAWAGDVEVLAPEDLLALLNHFKGQSILTPPETGDAPEPDYGPDLKEVKGQETAKRALEIAAAGGHNLLMNGPPGSGKSLLASCLPGILPPLSPSEALEVSMVASVAGTLEGGQMSRQRPFRAPHHSASMAALVGGGLKVRPGEVSMAHLGVLFLDELPEFQRAVLDSLRQPLETGEVSVARANAHVTFPARIQMLAAMNPCRCGHLGDAALACSRAPRCAADYQAKISGPLLDRIDLHIEVQALSAADLTMPPPAEGSEMVAARVARARSIQAQRYADLDARTNSEIDGDAMKTYATPDSPGQALLGQAADAMRLTARGYTRVLRVSRTIADLAGADNIGRIHVAEALSYRRQAPRN, from the coding sequence ATGGTGGCGCTGGTTCAGACGGTGGCCTATCTCGGACTGGAGGCGCGAGGCGTGGAAGTGCAATGCCAGGTCGCGCCCGGCCTGCCTGCGTTCAACGTGGTCGGCCTGCCGGACAAGGCAGTTGCCGAGAGTCGCGAGCGGGTCCGCGCTGCGATCGCGGCAATGGGCCTTTCGCTGCCCCCCAAACGGATCACTGTCAATCTGTCACCCGCCGATTTGCCCAAGGCCGGTTCCCACTACGACCTGCCGATCGCGCTGGCGCTGCTCGGTGCAATGGGCATTATCGATGCGGAGACCCTGGCGAGCTATATCGTGGTCGGAGAATTGTCGCTCGACGGCCGGCTTGCCGTCACCCCCGGTGTATTGCTGGCGGCGCTTCATGCATCGGCCCAGAATCTGGGTCTGGTCTGTCCCGCCTTGCAGGGGCCGGAAGCGGCCTGGGCCGGCGATGTCGAGGTTCTGGCCCCGGAGGACCTGCTGGCGCTGCTCAACCATTTCAAGGGTCAGTCGATATTGACACCGCCGGAAACCGGAGATGCGCCGGAACCGGATTATGGTCCCGACCTGAAAGAGGTAAAGGGGCAGGAAACGGCCAAGCGGGCGCTCGAAATTGCCGCGGCGGGAGGCCATAATCTGCTGATGAATGGTCCGCCCGGATCGGGCAAGTCGCTGCTCGCATCCTGTTTGCCGGGCATTTTGCCGCCGCTGTCTCCATCGGAAGCGCTGGAAGTGTCGATGGTGGCATCGGTCGCCGGTACGCTGGAAGGTGGCCAGATGTCGCGCCAGCGCCCGTTTCGGGCCCCGCATCACAGCGCATCGATGGCAGCGCTGGTCGGCGGTGGGCTGAAGGTCCGGCCCGGCGAGGTCAGCATGGCGCATCTCGGCGTCCTGTTCCTCGACGAATTGCCGGAATTTCAGCGAGCGGTGCTCGATTCACTGCGGCAACCGCTGGAAACCGGAGAGGTCAGCGTCGCCCGGGCCAACGCCCATGTGACCTTCCCGGCGCGTATCCAGATGCTGGCGGCGATGAACCCTTGCCGCTGTGGGCATCTCGGCGATGCCGCGCTGGCCTGTTCGCGCGCCCCGCGATGCGCCGCCGATTATCAGGCCAAGATATCCGGCCCGCTGCTTGACCGGATTGATCTGCATATCGAGGTGCAGGCGCTGTCTGCAGCAGATCTCACCATGCCGCCTCCGGCAGAGGGGTCGGAAATGGTGGCAGCGCGGGTTGCCCGGGCGCGGTCAATCCAGGCCCAGCGCTACGCCGATCTGGATGCGCGTACCAATAGCGAAATAGACGGTGACGCGATGAAAACCTATGCAACGCCCGACTCGCCGGGGCAGGCGCTGCTCGGGCAGGCGGCAGACGCGATGCGTCTCACCGCGCGCGGTTATACAAGAGTCTTGCGCGTATCCCGGACCATCGCCGATCTGGCGGGGGCGGACAATATCGGCCGCATCCATGTGGCAGAAGCGCTCAGCTACAGACGGCAGGCGCCCCGGAACTGA
- a CDS encoding polymer-forming cytoskeletal protein, giving the protein MARSSGSSGSSFSIIGDGIVITGNIESKVDLHIDGEVIGDVKCLSLVQGPSSKIKGAIVAQNASLSGAVEGSIDAGDLAIASTARIGGDVTYENVTIEQGGHVDGKFKHRSSKSPNLAKSTVDVKEMAIPLELTSDDRAA; this is encoded by the coding sequence GTGGCTAGAAGCAGTGGCAGCAGCGGATCCAGTTTCTCGATCATTGGTGACGGGATCGTGATCACCGGCAATATCGAATCGAAGGTCGACCTGCATATCGACGGAGAAGTGATTGGCGACGTCAAATGCCTGTCGCTGGTCCAGGGACCGTCAAGCAAAATCAAGGGCGCCATCGTTGCCCAGAATGCCAGCCTGTCCGGTGCGGTCGAAGGATCGATCGATGCCGGTGATCTGGCGATTGCTTCCACCGCCCGTATCGGCGGTGACGTGACCTATGAAAATGTAACGATCGAGCAGGGCGGCCATGTTGACGGCAAGTTCAAGCACCGTAGCAGCAAATCGCCCAATCTGGCCAAATCGACGGTCGATGTGAAGGAAATGGCAATCCCGCTGGAGCTGACCTCCGACGACCGGGCAGCCTGA
- a CDS encoding M23 family metallopeptidase produces the protein MHKHNTGQGLRARLDHMFTDREFFMRSHGQVRFLTISAKLQKRIFYTVAAALLFWLLITLAMMVNQLTVTGERMALAQKEAEVNSTESRVANYKASIEDVAADLKQRQDVLDQMTEQFVGEQADATETAAEKQTDGQLSESTRKISAAFPEAARLAELEARQIKFARRLTRAANQRTEQAEEAIRKFGLNPEKLSKNSMAAMGGPLIPFFNNKDEQLHPTLERLNLALQRMDALERTLIAIPSGKPSTTGMISSSYGYRRDPFTGGSALHSGIDFKGPRGLPILAAAGGKVTHAGWKSGYGKTVEITHGNGLMTRYAHLSKIGVTAGQKIEQGIQLGAMGSTGRSTGTHLHFEVRLNGRAINPRPFLEANSDVLKIKAIARQRASAPKRNESGSDRG, from the coding sequence ATGCACAAACACAATACCGGACAAGGGTTAAGAGCCCGGCTGGACCATATGTTTACGGATCGCGAATTTTTCATGCGATCACACGGACAGGTCCGTTTTCTGACAATTTCGGCTAAATTGCAGAAACGTATATTCTATACTGTAGCTGCGGCGCTGTTATTCTGGCTCCTGATCACGCTCGCCATGATGGTCAATCAGCTTACCGTGACCGGCGAACGCATGGCGCTTGCCCAGAAGGAAGCCGAGGTAAACAGCACCGAAAGCCGCGTCGCCAATTACAAGGCGTCGATCGAAGACGTCGCTGCCGATCTCAAGCAGCGGCAGGATGTTCTCGATCAGATGACCGAACAATTTGTAGGCGAACAGGCGGACGCAACGGAAACAGCGGCAGAGAAACAGACCGACGGGCAATTGTCGGAAAGCACTCGGAAGATCAGCGCGGCCTTTCCCGAAGCGGCCCGGCTGGCCGAGCTTGAGGCCCGGCAGATCAAATTTGCCCGGCGCCTGACAAGAGCCGCCAACCAGCGCACCGAGCAAGCCGAAGAAGCGATTCGCAAATTCGGCCTGAACCCCGAGAAATTGAGCAAGAATTCCATGGCTGCCATGGGTGGTCCGCTGATTCCCTTTTTCAACAATAAGGACGAGCAACTGCACCCCACGCTTGAGCGGCTCAATCTGGCGCTGCAGCGGATGGACGCATTGGAGCGGACCCTGATCGCAATCCCGTCCGGCAAACCGTCGACCACGGGAATGATATCGAGCAGCTATGGGTATCGCCGCGACCCGTTTACCGGGGGCAGCGCGCTGCACAGCGGCATTGATTTCAAGGGCCCGCGCGGCCTGCCGATCCTCGCCGCAGCCGGCGGCAAGGTCACCCATGCCGGGTGGAAATCCGGCTATGGCAAGACGGTGGAAATCACCCATGGCAATGGCCTGATGACCCGCTATGCACATTTGTCGAAGATCGGCGTGACCGCCGGCCAGAAGATTGAACAGGGAATACAGCTGGGGGCTATGGGAAGCACGGGACGATCGACCGGCACGCATCTGCATTTCGAGGTGCGGCTGAACGGACGCGCCATCAACCCCCGACCATTTTTAGAGGCGAATAGTGATGTTCTCAAAATCAAAGCCATCGCGCGACAACGCGCCAGCGCACCGAAACGCAACGAGTCAGGCTCCGACCGTGGCTAG
- a CDS encoding glutamate-5-semialdehyde dehydrogenase: protein MTESAQLITDMGRKARAAFSQLTGVSEGQKSAALKAAARQLRANQQTILAANQRDVESARERELTEAMIDRLMIDEGRLEAIASAVEQVADLPDPVGQTIDRTERPNGLSMERVRVPLGVIGIIYESRPNVTADAAALTLRSGNAVILRGGSEAIHSNGAIFEAMAAGVVEAGLPADAIQLVQTTDRAAVGAMLKASGLIDIIIPRGGKSLVKRVQDEARVPVLAHLDGINHSYIGKDADQDKAIAIAVNAKMRRTGICGAMETLLIDQDYPAPGALVRALLEAGCELRGDDAILELDERIVSAEATDWDTEYLAPILSVAMVNGVDEALAHIAEHGSHHTDVIVTEDAELAERFIQRADSAIVMHNTSSQFADGGEFGLGAEIGISTGRLHARGPVALEGLTTYKWVVRGTGQVRP from the coding sequence ATGACTGAATCTGCACAACTGATTACCGACATGGGCCGCAAGGCACGGGCCGCATTCTCACAGCTCACCGGGGTGAGCGAAGGCCAGAAATCTGCCGCCCTGAAAGCGGCGGCGCGGCAATTGCGCGCCAATCAACAGACCATATTGGCCGCCAACCAGCGCGATGTGGAAAGCGCCCGGGAACGCGAATTGACTGAAGCCATGATCGACCGGCTGATGATCGACGAAGGCCGGCTTGAAGCCATTGCGTCAGCGGTGGAGCAGGTTGCCGATCTGCCCGATCCCGTCGGACAGACCATCGATCGTACCGAACGGCCCAATGGCCTGTCGATGGAACGCGTCCGGGTCCCCTTGGGCGTTATCGGCATCATTTACGAAAGTCGCCCCAATGTGACCGCCGATGCGGCGGCCCTGACATTGCGATCCGGCAATGCCGTCATATTGCGCGGCGGTTCGGAAGCGATCCACAGCAATGGCGCTATTTTTGAAGCCATGGCGGCGGGCGTTGTCGAAGCGGGGCTTCCTGCCGACGCGATCCAGCTGGTCCAGACCACCGACCGTGCTGCGGTGGGGGCCATGCTGAAAGCCAGCGGACTGATCGACATCATCATTCCGCGCGGCGGCAAGTCGCTGGTCAAGCGGGTGCAGGATGAAGCCCGGGTGCCGGTGCTGGCGCATCTCGATGGCATCAACCACAGTTATATCGGCAAGGACGCGGATCAGGACAAAGCCATCGCCATCGCCGTCAATGCGAAAATGCGTCGCACCGGAATCTGCGGCGCGATGGAAACCTTGCTGATCGATCAGGATTATCCAGCGCCTGGCGCGCTGGTACGGGCGCTGCTGGAGGCCGGTTGCGAGTTGCGCGGCGACGACGCCATACTCGAGCTGGACGAACGCATCGTCTCGGCCGAGGCGACGGACTGGGATACCGAATATCTTGCGCCGATCCTGTCGGTCGCGATGGTGAACGGGGTGGATGAGGCGCTGGCCCATATCGCCGAACATGGTTCGCATCATACCGATGTCATCGTTACCGAAGATGCCGAACTGGCCGAACGGTTCATTCAGCGCGCCGACAGCGCAATCGTGATGCACAATACATCGAGTCAGTTCGCCGACGGCGGTGAATTCGGCCTGGGTGCGGAAATCGGCATTTCGACCGGGCGGTTGCATGCGCGTGGTCCGGTGGCGCTGGAAGGTCTGACCACCTATAAATGGGTGGTGCGCGGAACCGGGCAAGTGCGGCCTTGA
- a CDS encoding nicotinate-nucleotide adenylyltransferase has product MKTTGLLGGSFNPAHGAHRSISLFAIEELDLDEYWWLVSPGNPLKEGARDMAPLHARLASAQKMARRSRIKPTAIEQDLGTRYTYDTLCKLVRRYPKRQFVWIMGADNLAQFHRWKDWRKIARLLPIAVISRPGYDDDAFAAPAMAWLRRFVHPASQRRNWTNWSTPALTFLRYRPDPRSATAIRMARPHWHQQYDDRRVRDAVTHRLIGPED; this is encoded by the coding sequence GTGAAAACCACCGGCCTGCTTGGCGGATCGTTCAATCCCGCCCATGGCGCTCATCGTTCGATCAGTCTGTTTGCCATCGAAGAGCTGGATCTGGACGAATATTGGTGGCTGGTTTCACCGGGCAACCCGCTGAAAGAAGGGGCCAGAGACATGGCGCCACTGCATGCGCGACTGGCATCCGCCCAAAAAATGGCACGCCGCAGCAGAATCAAACCGACTGCCATCGAGCAGGATCTGGGCACGCGCTACACCTATGACACGCTGTGCAAACTGGTGCGCCGCTATCCGAAACGGCAGTTTGTGTGGATCATGGGTGCCGATAATCTGGCGCAATTCCACCGCTGGAAAGACTGGCGAAAGATCGCCCGATTATTGCCGATTGCAGTTATTTCGAGACCCGGCTATGATGATGATGCTTTTGCGGCTCCCGCAATGGCCTGGCTGCGGCGCTTCGTCCACCCCGCGAGCCAGCGTCGTAACTGGACCAACTGGAGTACGCCGGCGCTGACATTCCTGCGCTATCGTCCCGACCCACGCTCGGCCACCGCGATCCGGATGGCCCGGCCCCATTGGCATCAGCAATATGATGATCGCCGCGTTCGTGACGCGGTGACACACCGGCTGATTGGCCCAGAAGATTAG
- the rsfS gene encoding ribosome silencing factor, which translates to MKSLDDDQAQDIVSIALAGKSNIADHMVIAEGRSTRQVAAIAQKLAERVKKAGGTARIEGLANADWVLIDAGDVIVHLFRPEVRSFYNLERMWAVDEEGDAAEVAEA; encoded by the coding sequence ATGAAATCGCTCGACGATGATCAGGCACAGGATATTGTTTCCATAGCGCTGGCCGGCAAAAGCAATATCGCCGATCATATGGTGATCGCGGAAGGGCGTTCGACGAGGCAGGTCGCCGCGATCGCTCAGAAACTGGCCGAGCGCGTCAAAAAAGCCGGTGGTACCGCCCGAATCGAAGGTCTCGCCAATGCCGACTGGGTATTGATCGATGCGGGTGATGTGATCGTGCATCTGTTCCGGCCGGAAGTTCGCAGCTTCTACAATCTGGAGCGGATGTGGGCCGTTGATGAGGAAGGCGATGCGGCAGAAGTCGCCGAAGCCTGA
- a CDS encoding 23S rRNA (pseudouridine(1915)-N(3))-methyltransferase RlmH — MRLHIVARGKIGRSPEAELVDRYVKRIGWDVKISELPDQGGKMPKLQGVTRIIAMDETGENWTSKKFANLLSAWRDDGAREARFLIGAADGLSADERASADHFFSFGKATWPHMMARAMLAEQLFRATSIIAGHPYHREG; from the coding sequence ATGAGGCTGCATATCGTCGCCCGCGGCAAAATCGGCCGCAGTCCGGAAGCGGAGCTTGTTGACCGCTATGTAAAACGCATCGGCTGGGACGTGAAGATCAGCGAGCTGCCCGACCAGGGTGGCAAGATGCCGAAGCTGCAGGGTGTAACCAGAATCATCGCCATGGACGAGACCGGTGAAAACTGGACCTCGAAAAAATTCGCCAATCTGCTTTCGGCCTGGCGCGATGACGGCGCGCGCGAAGCGCGGTTCCTGATTGGTGCTGCCGATGGCCTGAGCGCTGATGAACGCGCCAGTGCAGATCATTTCTTTTCCTTCGGCAAAGCGACCTGGCCGCATATGATGGCGCGGGCGATGCTCGCCGAACAGCTGTTCCGGGCGACTTCGATCATTGCCGGCCATCCCTATCACCGGGAAGGATGA
- a CDS encoding murein hydrolase activator EnvC family protein, which produces MIRSALALIAFLGLATTGAALLSAQSPGPSLSEQQRSLLTAREQSERARQRSEALRRQAEAASNDADRIAAEAAALAARIQSAEADIKAARTRIAIVAKLQQRQRARLAEKQGPMIRLTAALQMMTRKPTALALVEPRSLDELIYMRSILSAVMPEIERRTASLRDEVRQGEELRQQAARALASLDESQRRLRDRRQQLASLEASERIEARRFSDDAGIEQDQALALGEEARDILDLMDRIRESGAVRESLADLEGPLLRPGQGQESPADRPSREGEVASAYRLPVIGEVVTGLGEISDSGYRSRGLTIAVDPGAQIVAPAAGRVAYAGRYRGYGNILIIEHAAGWTSLITNMATGSVAVGDRVVQGAPVGRSGADDPAVTIELRRNGRPIDIAALIG; this is translated from the coding sequence ATGATCCGTTCCGCGCTTGCCCTGATCGCCTTTCTTGGCCTTGCCACGACCGGTGCAGCGCTGCTTTCTGCGCAGTCTCCCGGGCCGAGCCTTTCCGAACAGCAACGCAGCCTGCTGACCGCGCGCGAACAATCCGAACGCGCCCGCCAGCGCAGCGAGGCCTTGCGCCGGCAGGCCGAAGCGGCGAGCAATGATGCCGACCGGATTGCCGCCGAAGCAGCAGCGCTCGCGGCCCGCATCCAGTCCGCTGAAGCCGATATCAAGGCCGCCCGCACCCGTATCGCCATTGTCGCCAAACTTCAGCAGCGCCAGCGGGCCCGTCTGGCGGAAAAGCAGGGACCAATGATCCGGCTGACGGCCGCGCTGCAGATGATGACCCGCAAGCCGACCGCGCTGGCTCTGGTGGAACCGCGTTCGCTCGACGAGCTTATCTACATGCGTTCGATCCTGTCTGCGGTGATGCCCGAAATAGAGCGGCGTACCGCCAGCCTTCGCGACGAGGTCAGGCAGGGTGAGGAGCTTCGCCAGCAGGCGGCCCGCGCGCTTGCCTCGCTGGACGAAAGCCAGCGTCGGCTGCGCGATAGGCGTCAGCAATTGGCCAGTCTCGAGGCCAGCGAAAGGATCGAGGCCCGGCGCTTTTCCGACGATGCGGGGATCGAGCAGGACCAGGCCCTCGCGCTTGGCGAGGAAGCGCGCGACATATTGGATCTGATGGACCGGATACGCGAAAGCGGAGCGGTGCGTGAATCACTGGCAGATCTCGAGGGACCCTTGCTGCGGCCCGGTCAGGGGCAGGAGTCTCCGGCTGACCGGCCTTCGCGGGAGGGTGAAGTTGCCAGTGCCTATCGCTTGCCGGTAATCGGTGAAGTTGTCACCGGCCTCGGCGAGATATCCGACAGCGGTTACCGTTCGCGCGGGCTTACCATTGCCGTCGACCCAGGCGCGCAGATCGTTGCGCCGGCTGCCGGACGGGTGGCTTATGCGGGTCGTTACCGGGGTTATGGCAACATATTGATCATCGAACATGCTGCAGGCTGGACGAGTCTGATCACCAATATGGCGACGGGCAGTGTCGCGGTCGGCGACCGGGTGGTGCAAGGGGCTCCGGTCGGGCGGTCCGGAGCCGATGATCCCGCAGTCACCATCGAGTTGCGCCGCAATGGCAGGCCGATCGATATTGCCGCCCTGATCGGCTGA